In the genome of Vicinamibacterales bacterium, the window CATGCCACTCACGGTCAGGACCACGATCGCGGCCACGTGCGATGACAGGACGTGGAACGGGTCGGTGATCTCGCAGTAGGTGCGCCAGCTGGCGTCGGAAAGCAGACCCGCGCCGAGACCGGCCAGGGTGCCAGTGAGGGCGGGGCGCGTGGGGTAGGCGCGGAAGGCGAGGACGATCGTGACGAGCAGCGACGGCAGGCCGATGAGAATCGGTGTGCTGAAGCAGTGGCCCCAGTAGAGGGCTTCCTTGCCGATCGGGACGTGGCTCACGTGGGTATTCCACGTGACCGACGTCACGGTCAGAACGACGCCGAGGCCAACCAGCAGCAGGACGGCGGCCATCCGGTGCTCGAGCATCCGCCCGGGCACGGCCTCACGCAGGGCCGACACGATCAGCAGTACGCCATAGAGGACCTGGAGCGCGGAAAGGCCCCACAGCACGGCATCGCCGAGCGTTTTGGCATCCGGCCGAACACCGAACTGGCGATACACGACCCACGCGACCAGCGCGGCAAGCCCCGAGACCGCGAGGGCTCGCTGCCACGGCCTGGCCAGACGACGAACCGGCCTGAGATCGGCGAGGATCAACTGTTCGATCGAGCCGCGCTCATTCGTGTTCATGGTGGCTCTCGTCGTCTTCGAGCACTTGGCGGAGACGCGCCATGCCGCGGCTGGCCCGGGCTCGGAGCGCCGGACCCCGGATGCGGAGCCGGCGGGAGATCTCCTGGAACGTCAGGCCGTGCAGGTGGTGCATCAGCACGCTCTGCCGCGTGCTGCTGGAGAGCTGAGAGAGTGCGTGGCGGACCTGTGACCGGGCGATCAGCGCTTCTTCCTGAGCCGACGCGTGATGGTCGGTCGCATCGTCGAGTGGTTCCCGGTGGGAGAGATCGCCGCGCCGCTGGCGGTAGCGGCAGTCCATCAGGAAGACGTGGCGGGCGATCGCGCACGCCCAGGGGCGGACTGGAAACGCGGGGTCGTACGATTGCCGCGCGCGGTGGATCTGGAGGAACGTCTCCTGGATGAGATCGTCCACGCGGCTGGTGTCGCGGGCGAGCCGAAGCAGGTACCGTCGCAGGATCGGCGCCAGCTCGGTGTGGAGCCGCTCGAATGCCTCGCGGTCGCCCGCCTGATAGCCGAGCATCGACGATCGCAGTACCTCGTCGGCCGCATCCCGCACGCTCACGGCGCCCTCCGCTCGCGGTCGGCGCCCAGCCGTCGGTCCAACCGCGGCCTCATTATGCGCCAGGACGGGCTGCCACGTCGCTGTCAGGGTCGCCTGCATAGTCCTCCAGTTCTCCCG includes:
- a CDS encoding RNA polymerase sigma factor, which produces MSVRDAADEVLRSSMLGYQAGDREAFERLHTELAPILRRYLLRLARDTSRVDDLIQETFLQIHRARQSYDPAFPVRPWACAIARHVFLMDCRYRQRRGDLSHREPLDDATDHHASAQEEALIARSQVRHALSQLSSSTRQSVLMHHLHGLTFQEISRRLRIRGPALRARASRGMARLRQVLEDDESHHEHE
- a CDS encoding NrsF family protein; translated protein: MNTNERGSIEQLILADLRPVRRLARPWQRALAVSGLAALVAWVVYRQFGVRPDAKTLGDAVLWGLSALQVLYGVLLIVSALREAVPGRMLEHRMAAVLLLVGLGVVLTVTSVTWNTHVSHVPIGKEALYWGHCFSTPILIGLPSLLVTIVLAFRAYPTRPALTGTLAGLGAGLLSDASWRTYCEITDPFHVLSSHVAAIVVLTVSGMVAGLVISRASTKTGQEW